CGGTTTCCGTTCCTTCCAGCGGGGTACTGATCTGGGCGATGATGTCTCCGGCGTCCAGCTTTTTGACAATGTGCATGATCGTGATACCCGTGTGGGAATCTCCGGACTTGATGGCGGACTGGATGCAGGCGGCCCCGCGGTGGCGCGGCAGCAGGGAGGCGTGCGCGTTAATGCAGCCCATGGGAGCCAGGTCAATCACCTCCTGGCTCAGAATCTGCCCGTAGGCCATGACGGCAATCAGGTCCGGATTCAGTCTCCTGAGGTTGACCAGCGCGTCCGCCGCCCGCAGGGAATGCGGCTGGAGCACGGGGATGCCCGCTTCCCTGGCAAGGTTCTTGATGGCGGGAGCCGTAAGCACCTGGTGCCTGCCTACGGGGCGGTCAGGCTGCGTAACCAGGCCTACCAGGTCCGTGTTACGGATCAGGCTGCGGAAGGCGGGAATGGCAATGTCGCCTGTGCCCATGAAGACGATGCGCATGGCTGAAAGCTTGCCCTGACGGCCTGCGCAGGTCAATGTTAAATCCGGATCCGGCAGGGGAATAATGGCGCTGGAAGGCCGTTTTTACGGTTCCTTTCCGTCCCGCGGCGGCCGGGAAAAGGGCGGGGAATGTCCCGCATGGCCGTTTCCCTGCAAGAAGTTCTTTCCGATTGGGCCGGATATGGTATATCCTTGCTTCATGGAGAAAGGAAGGCTGCCGCGCATTCTGATTCTGACTGCAGGGTACGGGGAAGGGCACCATTCCGCGGCCCGAGGCGTGCGGGATGCGCTGGCGGGACGCGCGGAAGTCCGCGTGACGGACCTGTGCGCGGAGGCCATGCCCGGCATGTTCCGCGTGACGCGCGCCGCGTACCTCTGGATCATTTCCCGCACTCCGCGCCTCTGGAAGCTGATGTATGAGGTGAGCGACAGGCGCAACCTGGCGGAGAAGCCCGTCAAGGGGCTGGGCCCGGTGGAACATCTGCTGGAACGCCTGCTGCGGGAATGGAAGCCGGACGCCGTTGTCTCCACGTACATGGTGTATCCTTACATGCTGGATTCGCTGGCGGCCCGTACCGGGAAGGCCGTGCCGTACCTGACCGTCGTGACGGACTCCTGCGTGATCAACAAGTCCTGGCTGTGTTCGGAATCCCCGCTGTGGGCCGTAACGGATCCCTGGACGCGGGAAATCATGATGGAAAAGGGCCTTCCGCCGGACAGGCTGCGCGTGACGGGATTTCCCGTCAATCCCGGCCTGGGCGCGCTGGCGCGGGAGCATCCCGTTTCCTGGAGGGAGGGGGAGCCGTTCCGCGTGCTTTACTTTGCCCAGCGTTCCGCGCGGCATGCCCGCGCGGAGCTGGAAGCCATGCTGGAGGCGGACCCCGCCATCAGCGTGACCTGCATTCTGGGGCGCCGGTTCAGGCGCATTTACCCCCATATACGGGAGTTGCGCGCCAGGTACGGGCGCAGGCTGACGGTGCGCGGCTGGACGCGCCGCGTGCCCTCCTACCTTTCAGCCAGCCATGTGGTGGTGGGGAAGGCCGGGGGAGCCACGGTGCATGAGGTGCTGGCGGCCGCGCGGCCCATGCTGGTCAACTTCCTTCTTCCGGGCCAGGAAGAGGGCAACGCGCGCCTGCTGGAAAAGCTGGGCGGCGGACGCCATGTTCCGGATGCACGCGCCTTGGCCTCTGCCCTGGCGGGGATGATGGCGGACGGCGGCGCGCCATGGCGGCGCATGCATGAAAATTTATTGAAGGCCAATATGACCGGAGGAAGCGGGCGGATAGCGGATTTGGTCTTGAAACTGGCGCAGGAACGTACTAACTGATTCCCGTGACCTATCTGCTGATTGACAATTCCAACACGCGCACCAAGTTCGTGCTTTCCACGCCGGACGCCCTGCTGCCGGAACGGTACATGATTCCCACCCGGGAGGTGAGCGAGGAACGGCTGGATGAAGTGCTTTCCGGCGTGCGTTATGATGCCGCCGTGGTGTGCTCCGTGGTGCCGCGCGTGGCGGAAGCGCTGAAAAACTGGATGGTCAGGCCGTGCCACTTCCTCTCCTGTGATTCCAGGCTGAACGTGGGCATTGACTATCCGCACCCGCGCCAGATAGGCGCTGACAGGCTGGCGAATGCCGTAGGCGCGGTGGCGTATTACGGGTACCCGTGCGTTGTGGTGGACTTCGGCACCGCGGTGACCTTTGACGTGATCGGCCCCGAATGCACGTACAAGGGCGGCGTGATCGCTCCGGGGCTTGCCAGCATGGGGGATTATCTGGCGCGCAATACCGCGCTCCTTCCCGCCATTGACCCCCAGGAGCCTTCCCGCGTCATCGGAACCAGCACGGTGGAGGCCATGCAGTCCGGCGCCGTGTACGGCTACCGGGGGCTGGTGAAGGAAATCCTGGCCCGGCTGGAAGGGGAGCTGGGCGTCCGGCCCGCCGTGGTGGCTACGGGAGGGGATGCCGCGCTGATCGCCAGGGGCGTGGAGCGCATTGACCGCGTGGACCCGGATATTACGCTGAACGGGCTGCGCATGGCCGCCTCCCTGAATCTTTGAAGAACGGGCAATGGACTGGACAGGAGTTCATTACTTCCGGAAAAACGGCCGGATGACACGTAAAAACTCACAAATAGGTGTTGCAAATTGCGTATACCCCATGTAGTATTCATGAACCTTAACAATAAATATCATGTCTGACAACAGCATCGAAGAAAAAGTAAGAAGTATCATCGTTGACCAACTTGGCGTTGAATCCGATAAAGTGACTGCTGATGCGAAATTCATCGAGGATCTCGGTGCTGATTCGCTGGATACCGTTGAACTCGTGATGGCTTTCGAAGAAAACTTTGACATTGAAGTGCCCGACGAAGAAGCTGAAAAGCTCCAGTCCGTTGCCGACGTGGTTGCCTACATCGAAAAGGTTCAGGGTTAAGTTGAACTGCTAAAATCCTTTATTACAAGAGCGGCTTCCCTGTCCAAGGCAAGGAAGCCGCTTTTTTATGGAAAGCCCCCAGCTTTCTTCTCTTATGAATGACCTGCCCGCCTTCTCCCGTGACGATATCCGCTATGCGGCGGAGATGACCCGGGTGATTTATGAACCGGACCGCCGTATTGACACCTTTGGAGATACTCGGTTCAATTTCCTTCTCATCAGCGAGCTGATGGATGAAGCGGGCGTGGTGCGCGTACGCAGCGGCTGGGTGGAGGCGGAGAAGCCCAAGATCATCAAGCCTTCCATTTACAATGAAGTCAGTACGGAGGGTTTTTCCGGTGAAGCCAAACGCTTCTTTGACTGGCTTGCCAAAAATGGCCCGGGTTTCATGACGCTGCTGGAATACGGTTTCAGCTTCAAGAGGTCGGAGGTGAGGGAGGAAATTCTGCATGAACCCCTTGAGTCCGTGCGCGGGCGCCTGCTGGACCAGGTGCGCAACGGGGAGGATACATTCATGGCCCTTATTGAGGGGGTGGATGACGCATGGGAGGTCTCCCTCTTGAAATTCACTGTGGAAATGATACAAAAATCCCATGAGATCAATATCTTTGACTTCAAGCGCAAGGGCCTTCTTTAGCCTGCTGGCGGCGGCCTTCTGCGCCCAGGGAGCTTTGGCGGACGGAGAGAACTATTCCCTCTGGCCTCGCCGTCCGGAAGCCCTGGCGGAGGCGCGCCGCCTGATGGACCGCGGCACGCTGCCCCAGGCTCTGGAACTGCTCCAGCCCCTGGCGGAGCAGGGAGGCGTGGTGGGGCGCGAGGCCAAGGATCTCATCGGCAGCCTGCGCATCCGCCAGTTGCTGGACCCCAACGGTCCGGACGTGAAGAAATACACTGTCCGGAGGGGGGATTCCTGGATACGCATGGTCAGGAAGCTGGAATGTTCCCAGGCCATGCTGATGCATCTCAACGGCCTGATGGACATTCCCGTTCTGCATGCGGGGGACGTGTTCAAGTACCGTCCGCTGAATTTCCATGTGGTGGTCAACGTCCCGGAAAAAGAGGTCTGCCTTTACGACGGCAAGAATTTTGTGAAGGGGTACCCCATTCTGGCCATGAGGGATGGCGGGAAAAAGAATGTGGAAACCGCCGTCAAGGAGGACCAGGCCTCCGTCTCCATTTACAGCAAGCAGTTCCCCTCTGCGGATAAAACGTTGCTGCTGTCGGCGGGCGGGTATGTCATTGACGCCTCCCGCGGCGCGCCCCGTTCACCGGGCTTTTATTTAAGCCGGCAGGATTGTAATGAACTGGCCATGCTGACCCGTGCGGGCACCAGGGTGACCATTCTCAGGGAGAAGGGAGCGCAGCAGCAGTGAGACTGGTCATTCAGCGCGTTACGGAGGCCGCCGTGCACATCGGCGGCGTGTGCGCCGGGAGCACTGGGCCCGGCCTGCTGATTCTGGCGGGCATTGAAGAGGCGGATACGGAAGAGGATGTGTGCTGGCTTGCCAAAAAGGCGGCGGATATGCGCATTTTTTCCGATGCGGAGGGGAAGATGAACCTTTCCGCAAGGGAGACGGGCGGAAGCGCGCTGGTGGTGAGC
This DNA window, taken from Akkermansia muciniphila, encodes the following:
- a CDS encoding type III pantothenate kinase, which produces MTYLLIDNSNTRTKFVLSTPDALLPERYMIPTREVSEERLDEVLSGVRYDAAVVCSVVPRVAEALKNWMVRPCHFLSCDSRLNVGIDYPHPRQIGADRLANAVGAVAYYGYPCVVVDFGTAVTFDVIGPECTYKGGVIAPGLASMGDYLARNTALLPAIDPQEPSRVIGTSTVEAMQSGAVYGYRGLVKEILARLEGELGVRPAVVATGGDAALIARGVERIDRVDPDITLNGLRMAASLNL
- a CDS encoding LysM domain-containing protein, which gives rise to MTSSARAFFSLLAAAFCAQGALADGENYSLWPRRPEALAEARRLMDRGTLPQALELLQPLAEQGGVVGREAKDLIGSLRIRQLLDPNGPDVKKYTVRRGDSWIRMVRKLECSQAMLMHLNGLMDIPVLHAGDVFKYRPLNFHVVVNVPEKEVCLYDGKNFVKGYPILAMRDGGKKNVETAVKEDQASVSIYSKQFPSADKTLLLSAGGYVIDASRGAPRSPGFYLSRQDCNELAMLTRAGTRVTILREKGAQQQ
- a CDS encoding glycosyltransferase; translated protein: MEKGRLPRILILTAGYGEGHHSAARGVRDALAGRAEVRVTDLCAEAMPGMFRVTRAAYLWIISRTPRLWKLMYEVSDRRNLAEKPVKGLGPVEHLLERLLREWKPDAVVSTYMVYPYMLDSLAARTGKAVPYLTVVTDSCVINKSWLCSESPLWAVTDPWTREIMMEKGLPPDRLRVTGFPVNPGLGALAREHPVSWREGEPFRVLYFAQRSARHARAELEAMLEADPAISVTCILGRRFRRIYPHIRELRARYGRRLTVRGWTRRVPSYLSASHVVVGKAGGATVHEVLAAARPMLVNFLLPGQEEGNARLLEKLGGGRHVPDARALASALAGMMADGGAPWRRMHENLLKANMTGGSGRIADLVLKLAQERTN
- the dtd gene encoding D-aminoacyl-tRNA deacylase — encoded protein: MRLVIQRVTEAAVHIGGVCAGSTGPGLLILAGIEEADTEEDVCWLAKKAADMRIFSDAEGKMNLSARETGGSALVVSQFTLYASTRKGNRPSFIRAARPEHAIPLYELFKEELADLLEGRVQSGEFGADMQVSLVNDGPVTIFMDSRSRE
- a CDS encoding acyl carrier protein, translating into MSDNSIEEKVRSIIVDQLGVESDKVTADAKFIEDLGADSLDTVELVMAFEENFDIEVPDEEAEKLQSVADVVAYIEKVQG
- the fmt gene encoding methionyl-tRNA formyltransferase, yielding MRIVFMGTGDIAIPAFRSLIRNTDLVGLVTQPDRPVGRHQVLTAPAIKNLAREAGIPVLQPHSLRAADALVNLRRLNPDLIAVMAYGQILSQEVIDLAPMGCINAHASLLPRHRGAACIQSAIKSGDSHTGITIMHIVKKLDAGDIIAQISTPLEGTETGGTLHDKLAQMTPDVLLPAIHSIEKGTATRVPQQEFLATYAPKLLRADGRIDWTRPAEEIGRMIRAYDPWPGTFTNYWNRKNRIRNMKIFPGFTIVPEAQGKPGQVLSAGEPGLLIACGSGGLLVTDVQLEGSTRMSISQLIAGHPNLKDIHFDV